A DNA window from Setaria viridis chromosome 2, Setaria_viridis_v4.0, whole genome shotgun sequence contains the following coding sequences:
- the LOC140222036 gene encoding uncharacterized protein: MAPPPNPRSRASVRPLPLDALYEVLLRVPAKDLCRLRAVCRPWRSLLSDPHFVAAHTARHPEPLIVAATHHTDRSPPDHLLDIMDLSGRVIKRVVKSGSFWAASKDWVMTAISMSSASWAFC; this comes from the coding sequence atggcgccgccgccgaacccgCGCTCCAGGGCCAGCGTCCGGCCCTTGCCCCTCGACGCGCTGTACGAGGTCCTGCTGCGGGTCCCGGCCAAGGACCtctgccgcctccgcgccgtctGCCGGCCGTGGCGCTCCCTCCTCTCCGATCCGCACTTCGTTGCCGCCCACACGGCCCGCCACCCCGAGCCGCTCATCGTCGCCGCCACCCACCACACCGATCGTTCGCCCCCCGACCACCTCCTCGACATCATGGACCTCTCCGGCCGAGTGATTAAGCGGGTTGTCAAATCAGGGAGCTTCTGGGCAGCAAGTAAGGACTGGGTGATGACTGCAATCTCGATGTCGTCGGCGTCGTGGGCGTTCTGCTAG
- the LOC117846170 gene encoding hydroxyproline O-galactosyltransferase GALT6 codes for MPPAPAPRKKRLVRAGLLAAAAGYFAFVLLFELPLLPFYSSSSSPSSSLPIPHPRRRELEAAAAFASPFSPARPAKPAFPAAAPSPATSRAHHLPIFSSLLLLPRPNATATPFDATAADAFAAARPHLAHLQAPAPAASASSTPSSASPPAAPTCPASVSVHREQLPHDGVRVVELPCGLAVGSHVTVVARPRPARPEYDPKIAERKDGEAAVMVSQFMVELVGTKAVDGEAPPRILHFNPRIRGDYSRRPVIEMNSCYRMQWGQSQRCEGFASRPAEDTVDGQLKCEKWIRDDDNKSEESKMKWWVKRLIGRPKDVHISWPYPFAEGKLFVMTLTAGLEGYHVNVDGRHVASFPYRTGYSLEDATALSLNGDIDIESIFASSLPNSHPSFAPERYLEMSEQWRAPPLPTEPVELFIGILSAASHFAERMAVRKSWMMYTRKSSNVVARFFVALNGKKEVNAELKKEAEFFRDIVIVPFVDSYDLVVLKTVAIAEYGVRVVPAKYVMKCDDDTFVRIDSVLDQVKKARSDRSVYVGSINYFHRPLRSGKWAVTYEEWPEEVYPNYANGPGYVISSDIARYIVSEFDNQTLRLFKMEDVSMGMWVEKFNNTRRPVEIRHDVRFYQSGCYNGYFTAHYQSPQHMICLWRKLQSGSAQCCNVR; via the exons atgccgccggcgccggctccgcggAAGAAGCGCCTGGTCCGCGcgggcctcctcgccgccgctgccggctaCTTCGCCTTCGTCCTCCTCTTCGAGCTCCCCCTCCTGCCCttctactcctcctcctcctcgccgtcctcctcgctACCCATcccgcacccgcgccgccgtgagctggaggccgccgcggccttcGCGTCCCCCTTCtcccccgcccgccccgccAAGCCGGCGTTCCCCGCCGCGGCACCGTCCCCGGCCACGAGCCGCGCCCACCACCTCCcgatcttctcctccctcctcctcctcccgcggcccAACGCCACGGCCACCCCCttcgacgccaccgccgccgacgccttcgccgccgcccggccgcacCTCGCGCACCTCCAggccccggcccccgccgcctccgcctcctccacgccctcctccgcatcgccgccggcggctcccaCCTGCCCGGCCTCCGTCTCCGTGCACCGGGAGCAGCTCCCCCACGACGGCGTCCGCGTGGTGGAGCTCCCCTGCGGCCTCGCGGTGGGCTCCCACGTCACCGTCGTcgcccgcccccggcccgcccGGCCCGAGTACGACCCCAAGATCGCCGAGCGCAAGGACGGGGAGGCCGCCGTCATGGTGTCCCAGTTCATGGTCGAGCTCGTCGGCACCAAGGCTGTCGATGGGGAGGCGCCGCCGAGGATCCTCCACTTCAACCCCAGGATCCGCGGGGACTACAGCCGGAGGCCCGTCATCGAGATGAACAGCTGCTACCGGATGCAGTGGGGCCAGTCGCAGCGCTGCGAAGGATTCGCCTCCCGCCCCGCCGAGGACACCG TTGATGGGCAACTCAAGTGTGAGAAATGGATTCGCGACGACGACAACAAGTCGGAGGAGTCAAAGATGAAGTGGTGGGTGAAACGTTTGATTGGCAGGCCAAAGGATGTCCACATCAGTTGGCCATACCCATTCGCAGAAGGCAAGCTATTTGTTATGACTCTAACAGCTGGTTTGGAAGGTTACCATGTCAATGTTGATGGGCGGCATGTTGCTTCATTTCCATACCGCACC GGTTACTCCCTTGAGGATGCAACTGCATTGTCCCTAAATGGAGACATTGATATTGAGTCAATTTTTGCTAGTTCTCTACCCAATTCGCACCCTAGTTTCGCACCGGAGAGATACCTTGAGATGTCTGAGCAGTGGAGGGCCCCACCACTGCCAACTGAACCTGTTGAGCTCTTCATTGGCATTCTTTCAGCAGCCAGCCATTTTGCTGAGCGTATGGCTGTAAGGAAGTCATGGATGATGTATACAAGGAAATCATCCAATGTTGTAGCTCGGTTCTTTGTGGCTCTG AATGGAAAAAAGGAGGTCAATGCAGAGCTGAAGAAGGAGGCGGAGTTCTTCCGTGACATTGTTATAGTGCCTTTCGTTGATAGCTATGACCTTGTTGTTTTGAAGACTGTTGCGATTGCTGAGTATGGG GTGCGTGTCGTCCCTGCAAAGTATGTCATGAAATGTGATGACGATACATTCGTCAGAATCGATTCAGTTCTGGATCAAGTGAAGAAAGCTCGAAGTGATAGAAGTGTGTATGTAGGTAGTATCAACTACTTCCATCGACCATTGAGGTCTGGCAAGTGGGCCGTTACTTACGAG GAATGGCCGGAAGAAGTATATCCGAATTATGCTAATGGACCTGGCTACGTGATTTCATCAGATATTGCACGATACATTGTATCTGAATTTGACAATCAGACGCTTCGG CTGTTCAAGATGGAGGATGTGAGCATGGGCATGTGGGTGGAGAAGTTCAACAACAcgcggcggccggtggagaTCAGGCACGACGTCCGGTTCTACCAGTCAGGCTGCTACAACGGCTACTTCACGGCGCACTACCAGTCCCCGCAGCACATGATCTGCCTGTGGAGGAAGCTGCAGTCCGGGAGCGCCCAGTGCTGCAACGTGAGATGA
- the LOC117846172 gene encoding probable WRKY transcription factor 2 isoform X2 has translation MVAISPRKLVSLLQNLQTWTCPARHSRKLDDLVTSTIITVVATSTIDMGAAASRAFREPRVVVQTTSEVDILNDGYRWRKYGQKVVKGNPNPRSYYKCTHPGCSVRKHDLKSVITTYEEKHNHEVPAARIHSPPLFT, from the exons ATGGTGGCCATCAG CCCAAGGAAGCTGGTGAGCTTGCTGCAGAATCTACAGACATGGACATGCCCTGCAAGGCACAGCAG GAAGCTGGATGATTTAGTAACTTCTACTATTATTACTGTTGTTGCCACCAGTACCATTGACATGGGAGCTGCAGCCTCGAGAGCTTTTCGGGAGCCTAGGGTGGTTGTTCAGACCACAAGTGAGGTTGACATCCTTAACGATGGGTATCGGTGGCGCAAGTATGGTCAGAAGGTCGTTAAAGGCAATCCAAATCCAAG GAGTTACTACAAATGTACACACCCTGGCTGTTCAGTCCGCAAGCATGATCTGAAGTCAGTCATCACAACTTATGAGGAAAAGCACAACCATGAAGTTCCGGCAGCCAGAATACACTCACCACCTTTGTTCACTTGA
- the LOC117846172 gene encoding probable WRKY transcription factor 34 isoform X1, translated as MDMPCKAQQVKLFCTVSIECEGDEDETESKRRKLDDLVTSTIITVVATSTIDMGAAASRAFREPRVVVQTTSEVDILNDGYRWRKYGQKVVKGNPNPRSYYKCTHPGCSVRKHDLKSVITTYEEKHNHEVPAARIHSPPLFT; from the exons ATGGACATGCCCTGCAAGGCACAGCAGGTCAAGCTTTTCTGCACCGTTTCTATAGAATGTGAGGGTGATGAGGATGAGACTGAATCTAAAAGAAG GAAGCTGGATGATTTAGTAACTTCTACTATTATTACTGTTGTTGCCACCAGTACCATTGACATGGGAGCTGCAGCCTCGAGAGCTTTTCGGGAGCCTAGGGTGGTTGTTCAGACCACAAGTGAGGTTGACATCCTTAACGATGGGTATCGGTGGCGCAAGTATGGTCAGAAGGTCGTTAAAGGCAATCCAAATCCAAG GAGTTACTACAAATGTACACACCCTGGCTGTTCAGTCCGCAAGCATGATCTGAAGTCAGTCATCACAACTTATGAGGAAAAGCACAACCATGAAGTTCCGGCAGCCAGAATACACTCACCACCTTTGTTCACTTGA
- the LOC117846171 gene encoding ras-related protein RABE1d, which yields MAAAPSRSRGDYDHLIKLLLIGDSGVGKSCLLLRFSDDTFTTSFITTIGIDFKVRTVELDGKRVKLQIWDTAGQERFRTITTAYYRGAMGILLVYDVTDESSFNNIRNWIRNIEQHASDNVNKILVGNKVDMDAKRVVSTAQGQKLADEYGIKFFETSAKTNQNVEQVFLTIARDIKQRLTETVAAASEPPTIQISRPDPDQPNPASRWSSCCNT from the exons atggcggcggcgccgtcgaggtCCCGGGGCGACTACGACCACCTAATCAAGCTCCTGCTCATCGGCGACAGCG GAGTTGGGAAGAGTTGCTTGCTCCTTCGGTTCTCTGATGACACATTTACAACAAGTTTTATCACCACCATTGG CATTGATTTCAAGGTTAGGACAGTTGAGCTTGATGGAAAGCGTGTAAAATTACAAATCTGGGATACTGCAGGTCAAGAACGCTTCCGAACAATTACCACTG CTTACTATAGAGGAGCTATGGGCATTCTGCTTGTGTATGATGTGACAGACGAATCGTCCTTCAATA ACATTAGAAATTGGATTCGCAACATAGAGCAGCATGCATCGGACAACGTCAACAAGATCTTGGTGGGCAACAAGGTTGATATGGATGCAAAACGG GTAGTGTCCACAGCTCAAGGTCAGAAGCTAGCAGATGAATATGGTATCAAATTCTTTGAGAcg AGTgcaaaaacaaatcaaaatgTGGAGCAGGTCTTCCTTACCATCGCAAGGGACATAAAGCAGCGGTTGACTGAGACCGTTGCTGCTGCATCTGAG CCCCCAACTATTCAGATCAGTAGGCCAGATCCCGACCAGCCCAACCCTGCCTCGCGGTGGTCATCCTGCTGTAACACCTGA